The DNA region CATCAATTAGGTGAGGTGATCGATGGAATCATTATGTTGATTGATCACAAAGATGTGGAGATCAATCAGTTAATGACAGCAATTAAAGGACCAGATTTTCCAACAGGTGGAATTATATTAGGAAAAGAAGGGATTAAAAAGGCATATCAGACAGGAAAAGGCTCAATTACGATTCGAGCGAAAGCTTTTATTGAAGAAATGAATAATGGCAAGAGTCGAATTATTGTTGAGGAAATCCCTTATCAAGTGAACAAAGCGAAATTGATTGAAAAAATTGCTGAATTAGTTCGCGATAAAAAAATTGATGGGATTACTGATTTAAGGGACGAGTCAGACCGAAATGGAATGAGGATTGTTATTGAGTTACGTCGAGATGTAAATGCCAATGTTGTATTAAATAACCTATACAAGCAAACAAGTCTACAAACTTCTTTTGGTATTAATATCTTAGCATTAGTGGATGGAGAACCAAAAGTACTCAATTTAAAACAAGTTCTAACCCATTATTTAGAACATCAAAAAGTAGTGATTCGTAGAAGAACAGAGTTTGATCTTAAAAAAGCGGAAGCAAGGGCACATATATTAGAAGGGTTACGGGTTGCTTTAGACCATTTAGATGAAGTGATTGCACTAATCCGTGCATCGAGAACCACGGATGAAGCGAAAAATGGTTTAATGACCAAATTTCAGCTTACTGAAACTCAAGCCCAAGCAATCTTAGATATGAGATTACAACGCTTAACGGGGTTAGAAAGGGAAAAAATTGAGAATGAATATCAAGAATTAATGGTAAAAATTGCTGAATTAAAAGCAATTTTAGCGGATGAACAAAAAGTATTAACCATAATTAAAGAGGAATTATTAGAAATTAAGGAAAAATATAACGACGAGAGAAGGACAAAGATTACCAATGCTGAGAATGAGATTGATGTAGAAGATCTCATTCCTGAAGAAGAGGTCGTCGTCATGTTAACCCATCAGGGCTATATAAAACGGCTACCTATCTCCACTTATCGTAGTCAAAGACGAGGTGGAAAAGGTGTTACAGGTATGGGAACTAAAGAAGACGATTTTGTTCAACATGTCTTTATTACCAGTTCTCATAACTATATCATGTTTTTCACAAATAAAGGTAAAGTATATCGTTTAAAGGCATATGAAATTCCTGAATTAAGTCGAACGGCCAAAGGAACGCCGATTATCAATTTGATTCAAATTGAATCGAATGAAAGGATTAATGCTGTTTTCTCGATAAGGGAATATACAGAAAATCATTATCTATTTTTTGCAACTGCTCAGGGAATTGTTAAAAAGACCCATCTTTCTGATTACGAAAATATACGAAAGGGTGGCCTTATTGCCATTAACTTAAAAGATGATGATGAATTGATCGGAGTCAAATTAACGGATGGGAACCAGGAGATCATCCTTGGTACAAAGATGGGACAATCCATTCGTTTTTCAGAGCAGGATGTAAGAGTGATGGGGAGAAGTGCTACAGGGGTAAGAGGAATTCAATTAACAAACGATGATCTTGTTGTTGGAATGGATATTATCCGTGACGATCTCGATGTATTAATCGTGACAGAGAAAGGTTATGGGAAGCGAACGCCAGCCTCTGAATATCGAATACAAACAAGAGGAGGCAAAGGTATTAAAACTTTAAATGTAACGAATAAAAATGGTTATATCGTTAGCTTAAAAGTTGTATCCGAAGATGATGATCTTATGATCGTCACAACCAGTGCAATGGTCATTCGTCTCAATATGAATACCATCTCCTTAATAGGAAGGTATACCCAAGGTGTGAAATTGATTCAAATTCAAGATGATGATTCTGTTGCAACTGTAGCTAGGGTACACACCAACGATAATGAAGATTATCGTGAAATAGATGATTAATTCGGGGCTGATCCAAAAGTAAAGGACAGCCATCACATATACAATATATGTTTGAAAATAAAACATAGGAATTCTATTTATGTAATTCTTTAAAGGGCGCTGATCCTTATGAGTCAGCCCCTTTTTACTCTTTATTTAGCAAAGAAAATGTAAATTTACATCTTGTCGTTGAAAATGAAATATTTGTAAAATGAAGATAAGCGAAAAGATAAAAGGGGAAATATTATTATGCCCATAATTTCAATCCAAAATATACAATCAGGAATGGTTCTAAAAGAGAATGTGTATAGCAAATTAGGTGGCCTTTTATATAAAAAAGGAACAATCTTAAAAGAGCAGGATCAAGAAATATTATTCGCATTTGGAGTCACAGACATTCATATCATTGATGACGAAAAAGATAAAGAAAACAATAAGGTTTTGAAAAATGCAAAAAAAGAGCAAAGAATAGATGATAAAAGTAATCACCAAGTTGAGCTATATCAAAAAAATTATAATCGTGCATTCCGCTTAGT from Tepidibacillus fermentans includes:
- the gyrA gene encoding DNA gyrase subunit A, giving the protein MLESNQRIKEVNISQEMKSSFIDYAMSVIVSRALPDVRDGLKPVHRRILYAMNELGMTPDKPHKKSARIVGEVIGKYHPHGDAAVYETMVRMAQDFSFRYVLVDGHGNFGSIDGDSAAAMRYTEARMSRISTELLRDINKETIDFGDNYDGSEKEPLVLPARFPNLLVNGAAGIAVGMATNIPPHQLGEVIDGIIMLIDHKDVEINQLMTAIKGPDFPTGGIILGKEGIKKAYQTGKGSITIRAKAFIEEMNNGKSRIIVEEIPYQVNKAKLIEKIAELVRDKKIDGITDLRDESDRNGMRIVIELRRDVNANVVLNNLYKQTSLQTSFGINILALVDGEPKVLNLKQVLTHYLEHQKVVIRRRTEFDLKKAEARAHILEGLRVALDHLDEVIALIRASRTTDEAKNGLMTKFQLTETQAQAILDMRLQRLTGLEREKIENEYQELMVKIAELKAILADEQKVLTIIKEELLEIKEKYNDERRTKITNAENEIDVEDLIPEEEVVVMLTHQGYIKRLPISTYRSQRRGGKGVTGMGTKEDDFVQHVFITSSHNYIMFFTNKGKVYRLKAYEIPELSRTAKGTPIINLIQIESNERINAVFSIREYTENHYLFFATAQGIVKKTHLSDYENIRKGGLIAINLKDDDELIGVKLTDGNQEIILGTKMGQSIRFSEQDVRVMGRSATGVRGIQLTNDDLVVGMDIIRDDLDVLIVTEKGYGKRTPASEYRIQTRGGKGIKTLNVTNKNGYIVSLKVVSEDDDLMIVTTSAMVIRLNMNTISLIGRYTQGVKLIQIQDDDSVATVARVHTNDNEDYREIDD